A single genomic interval of uncultured Desulfobacter sp. harbors:
- a CDS encoding TIGR04282 family arsenosugar biosynthesis glycosyltransferase, translating to MTKHNAVITFIKSPEKGRVKTRLAKGVGEKAALALYQCFVMDVLDMVRSTPWALKVYFHPEKSCRRIRSWLGNDLDLFPQTGTTLGDKMKNALTKTFAAGYERAVLIGSDLPDLPSGIIDTAFNALNSTDAVIGPSPDGGYYLIGFTANGFVPRIFNNIPWGTNRVFDLTLNNFQDHAVSPFCLPVWRDIDTKEDLQALGLDPASGPAMHTTRYLQKKGLIC from the coding sequence ATGACTAAACATAATGCGGTTATTACCTTTATCAAATCCCCGGAAAAAGGCCGGGTCAAGACGCGATTGGCAAAGGGCGTGGGGGAAAAAGCCGCTCTGGCGCTGTATCAATGTTTTGTGATGGATGTTCTGGATATGGTTCGATCAACACCCTGGGCGTTAAAGGTTTACTTTCATCCTGAAAAAAGCTGCCGGCGCATCCGGTCATGGCTGGGGAACGATTTGGATCTTTTCCCCCAGACCGGCACCACATTGGGCGATAAAATGAAAAATGCTCTTACAAAGACGTTTGCCGCCGGGTATGAGCGGGCTGTTCTGATTGGGTCTGATTTACCCGACCTGCCGTCTGGCATCATTGATACCGCCTTTAACGCATTGAACAGCACAGATGCGGTCATCGGCCCAAGTCCGGACGGCGGGTATTATCTAATTGGATTCACGGCCAATGGTTTTGTTCCCCGGATTTTTAATAATATTCCCTGGGGAACCAACCGCGTATTTGACTTGACCCTGAATAATTTCCAGGACCATGCTGTTTCACCCTTTTGCTTGCCGGTTTGGCGGGATATCGACACCAAAGAGGATTTGCAGGCCCTGGGCCTTGATCCGGCAAGCGGTCCTGCCATGCACACCACCCGTTATCTACAGAAAAAAGGACTGATATGTTAA
- a CDS encoding DUF3047 domain-containing protein, protein MLSRQKQNRIMAGIIMVLSFAGVLHAGQVLTVADFSRADVDKTLPQYWEALTFKKITAHTIYEAVKDQGRTVIKAQSHASASGLIRKIRIDLKKYPVIQWQWKVTGIYKKGDVTSKSGDDYPARIYVAFEYDPGKVGVWEKAKFGTIRLIYGQYPPSSSVTYIWANHAPIGTRISNPYTKRVMMIAVQSGVNKVGTWVTEERNIYQDYVDSFGHAPPMTSGVAIMTDSDNTGEAATAFYGDIIFKSSPGARMP, encoded by the coding sequence ATGTTAAGCAGGCAAAAGCAAAATCGGATTATGGCCGGTATCATCATGGTTTTAAGCTTTGCAGGCGTTCTCCACGCTGGGCAGGTATTGACCGTGGCGGACTTTTCCCGGGCGGATGTGGATAAAACACTGCCGCAGTACTGGGAGGCGTTAACATTTAAAAAAATAACGGCCCACACAATATATGAGGCGGTCAAGGATCAGGGCCGAACCGTTATCAAAGCTCAGAGCCACGCATCCGCTTCCGGCCTTATCCGCAAAATCCGCATTGATTTAAAAAAATATCCTGTGATCCAATGGCAATGGAAAGTTACCGGCATATATAAAAAAGGCGATGTTACCAGCAAAAGTGGGGATGATTATCCGGCACGGATTTATGTGGCTTTTGAATATGACCCCGGTAAGGTGGGGGTCTGGGAAAAAGCCAAATTTGGGACCATCCGTTTGATATATGGCCAATATCCGCCGTCAAGTTCCGTGACCTATATTTGGGCCAACCACGCACCTATTGGAACCCGGATATCCAATCCCTATACCAAACGTGTGATGATGATTGCTGTCCAGAGTGGTGTAAACAAGGTCGGTACCTGGGTGACCGAGGAACGCAATATTTATCAGGATTATGTGGACAGTTTCGGCCACGCGCCTCCCATGACTTCCGGGGTGGCAATCATGACGGACTCGGACAATACAGGTGAGGCCGCAACGGCCTTTTACGGTGATATTATTTTTAAATCAAGCCCGGGAGCCCGTATGCCTTGA
- a CDS encoding TIGR04283 family arsenosugar biosynthesis glycosyltransferase, translating to MSPLISVIIPVYCESNGINLTIDRIKSSASASGMISLTEIIVVDGDPGKSTLKVINDPDIIKKASPAGRGVQMNNGARAATADVLLFLHADTILPANAFNKILDVCRDKDIVAGAFDLVIDAPHPGFRLIEKTASLRSRITRIPFGDQAIFIKADCFQRLGGYKPIALMEDVDIMLRIRQRGHRIRFISNPVVTSARRWKKEGMIYTTIRNWILQLLFYTGVSPEKLKNYYHSL from the coding sequence TTGAGTCCCCTGATATCCGTCATCATACCGGTCTATTGCGAGAGCAATGGCATAAACCTGACCATTGACCGCATAAAATCATCAGCATCGGCATCGGGAATGATTTCTTTGACGGAAATCATTGTGGTGGACGGTGATCCGGGAAAAAGCACCCTGAAGGTCATCAATGATCCGGATATTATAAAAAAAGCATCTCCGGCGGGCCGGGGCGTGCAGATGAACAATGGCGCCCGGGCCGCAACCGCAGATGTGCTGTTGTTTCTTCATGCAGATACCATTCTGCCTGCCAATGCGTTTAATAAGATTCTGGATGTTTGCCGGGACAAGGATATTGTTGCCGGTGCTTTTGATCTGGTCATTGACGCACCGCATCCGGGTTTTCGACTCATCGAAAAAACCGCAAGCCTTCGTTCCCGGATCACCCGTATTCCCTTTGGGGACCAGGCCATATTCATTAAGGCGGACTGTTTCCAAAGATTGGGGGGATATAAACCGATTGCGCTGATGGAAGATGTGGACATCATGCTTAGAATCAGACAAAGGGGACATCGGATTCGGTTTATTTCCAATCCGGTGGTCACCTCGGCCCGGCGCTGGAAAAAAGAAGGCATGATATACACAACCATCCGCAACTGGATACTCCAACTACTGTTCTATACCGGGGTCAGCCCTGAAAAATTGAAAAACTACTATCACTCTTTATAA
- a CDS encoding FAD-dependent oxidoreductase, giving the protein MNNRVIKLLILGIFILGFILFFAFDLHHQVSFENLKAHQASLEKFYAANTFLTIFIYAASYIIITGLSLPGAAVMTLAGGALFGLTAGTVIVSFASTIGATLAFLAARFLLKDYIQDRFADRLRKINEGIENDGPFYLFTLRLVPVFPFFVINAVMGLTPIKAGMFYIVSQVGMLPGTLAYINAGTQLAQVNTPSGILSPALIASFALLGVFPWIARAFTNFLKNRRVMAKFRKPSRFDYNLVVIGAGSAGLVTSYIAAAVKAGVALIEKDKMGGDCLNTGCVPSKSLIRSAKMLSYAKRAKEFGFERTRVDFQFSDVMERVENIVKKIAPNDSVERYTKLGVDCISGEAQILSPYEIEVKGKIITTRSIVVATGAGPRIPPIPGLDQVAYLTSDTVWSLRQLPRRLVVVGGGPIGCELSQAFARLGAQVTQVGRAPRIMGREDEDVADFIKEVFTKEGIQVLTGHKTKEIRVDGDHKTLICTRNSDQQDVAVEFDAILLAVGRVANTRGFGLKKLGVALNPNGTIKTNKWLQTTIPNMYAAGDVAGPYQFTHVASHQAWYACVNALFGGFKKFKADYRVIPWSTFTDPEVARVGMNETDCLAANIPYEVTRYNIDDLDRAIADSEAHGFVKVLTVPKKDRILGVTIVGAHAGDLIHEFILAMKYNIGLNKILGTIHIYPTLAESGRSAAGAWKRARMPETVLGFVERYLAWRRK; this is encoded by the coding sequence ATGAATAACAGAGTCATTAAACTACTCATCCTCGGGATATTTATCCTGGGTTTTATTCTGTTTTTCGCATTCGATCTTCACCATCAGGTTTCTTTTGAGAACCTTAAAGCCCACCAAGCTTCCCTGGAAAAATTTTATGCCGCAAACACCTTTCTGACAATTTTTATTTATGCTGCGTCATATATCATTATAACAGGGCTGTCACTTCCGGGCGCAGCCGTGATGACCCTGGCAGGCGGCGCCTTGTTCGGCCTGACCGCCGGCACGGTTATTGTCTCCTTTGCCAGTACCATCGGGGCCACCCTGGCATTTCTTGCGGCGCGATTTCTATTGAAGGACTATATCCAGGACCGATTTGCCGACCGGTTGCGGAAAATTAATGAAGGTATTGAAAATGACGGGCCATTTTATCTTTTTACCTTGCGCCTGGTGCCGGTGTTTCCCTTTTTCGTCATCAATGCGGTCATGGGGCTTACCCCCATTAAGGCGGGTATGTTTTATATTGTCAGCCAGGTGGGTATGCTGCCCGGAACCCTTGCCTACATCAATGCCGGTACCCAGTTGGCCCAGGTCAACACCCCGTCCGGAATTCTTTCCCCCGCTTTGATCGCCTCCTTTGCTCTTTTGGGCGTTTTCCCCTGGATCGCAAGGGCGTTTACCAACTTTTTAAAAAACCGGCGGGTCATGGCAAAATTTCGTAAACCCTCTCGATTTGACTATAACCTGGTGGTCATTGGTGCCGGTTCCGCAGGTCTTGTGACCTCGTATATCGCCGCCGCCGTGAAAGCCGGTGTGGCATTGATTGAAAAGGACAAGATGGGGGGAGACTGCCTGAACACCGGGTGTGTGCCCAGCAAATCATTAATCCGCAGTGCAAAAATGCTTTCCTATGCCAAACGGGCAAAGGAATTTGGTTTTGAACGTACCCGGGTAGACTTTCAATTTAGTGACGTGATGGAGCGGGTGGAAAACATCGTAAAAAAAATAGCGCCCAATGATTCGGTGGAGCGCTATACCAAACTGGGGGTTGACTGCATTTCAGGAGAGGCCCAAATTCTCTCCCCCTATGAAATTGAAGTAAAGGGTAAAATCATAACGACCCGCAGCATCGTTGTGGCCACGGGAGCCGGACCCAGAATTCCTCCCATCCCCGGTCTGGACCAGGTGGCATACCTGACCTCCGACACGGTCTGGTCCTTGCGGCAACTGCCCCGGCGTCTGGTGGTGGTGGGCGGCGGCCCCATCGGGTGTGAACTCAGCCAGGCCTTTGCCCGTCTTGGCGCCCAGGTTACCCAGGTGGGCCGGGCGCCCCGGATCATGGGCCGGGAGGATGAGGATGTGGCGGATTTTATCAAAGAGGTTTTCACCAAAGAGGGCATCCAAGTCCTCACCGGGCATAAGACAAAGGAAATACGGGTGGACGGGGACCACAAAACCCTGATCTGCACCCGAAATTCAGATCAACAGGACGTGGCTGTTGAGTTTGACGCCATCCTGCTTGCCGTGGGCCGCGTGGCCAATACCAGGGGCTTTGGCCTGAAAAAACTGGGGGTGGCACTGAACCCTAACGGCACCATTAAAACCAATAAATGGCTGCAGACCACCATTCCCAATATGTATGCTGCCGGTGATGTGGCAGGTCCTTATCAATTCACCCATGTGGCCTCCCATCAGGCCTGGTATGCTTGTGTAAACGCCTTGTTCGGCGGCTTTAAAAAATTCAAGGCCGACTACCGGGTGATTCCCTGGTCCACCTTTACCGATCCCGAAGTGGCCCGGGTGGGGATGAACGAAACCGATTGCCTTGCCGCCAATATCCCGTACGAGGTTACCCGCTATAACATTGACGACCTGGACCGGGCCATTGCCGATTCCGAAGCCCACGGATTTGTAAAGGTTTTGACCGTCCCCAAAAAAGACAGGATTCTGGGGGTGACTATTGTGGGTGCCCATGCCGGTGATTTGATCCATGAATTTATTCTGGCCATGAAATACAATATCGGATTGAATAAAATTCTTGGCACCATCCATATTTATCCGACCCTGGCAGAGTCCGGCCGGTCTGCCGCCGGGGCCTGGAAAAGAGCTAGGATGCCTGAAACCGTTCTGGGATTTGTTGAACGATATCTGGCTTGGCGACGTAAATAA